One Callospermophilus lateralis isolate mCalLat2 chromosome 6, mCalLat2.hap1, whole genome shotgun sequence genomic region harbors:
- the Gclc gene encoding glutamate--cysteine ligase catalytic subunit: protein MGLLSQGSPLSWEETKRYADHVRRHGILQFLHIYHAVKDRHKDVLKWGDEVEYMLVSFDHENKKVQLVLSGEDVLETLQEKGERTNPNHPTLWRPEYGSYMIEGTPGQPYGGTMSEFNTVEDNMRKRRKEATSVLEENQALCTITSFPRLGCPGFTLPEYKPNPVEGGASKSLFFPDEAINKHPRFSTLTRNIRHRRGEKVVINVPIFKDKNTPSPFMETFPDDEAAKASKPDHIYMDAMGFGMGNCCLQVTFQACSISEARYLYDQLATICPIVMALSAASPFYRGYVSDIDCRWGVISASVDDRTREERGLEPLKKNNYRISKSRYDSIDSYLSKCGEKYNDIDLTIDKEIYQQLLQEGIDHLLAQHVAHLFIRDPLTLFEEKIHLDDANESDHFENIQSTNWQTMRFKPPPPNSDIGWRVEFRPMEVQLTDFENSAYVVFVVLLTRVILSYKLDFLIPLSKVDENMKVAQKRDAVLQGMFYFRKDICKGGNAVVDGCGKAQSSSEPAAEEYTLMSIDTIINGKEGVFPGLIPILNSYLENMEVDVDTRCSILNYLKLIKKRASGELMTVARWMREFIAHHPDYKQDSVITDEMNYSLILKCNQIANELCECPELLGPAFRKVKYSGSKTDSSN from the exons GTGGAATACATGTTGGTGTCTTTTGATCACGAAAATAAAAAAGTCCAGTTGGTCCTGTCTGGAGAAGatgttcttgaaactttacaagagAAGGGGGAAAGAACAAACCCAAA CCATCCTACCCTTTGGAGACCAGAGTATGGGAGTTACATGATTGAAGGAACACCTGGGCAGCCCTATGGAGGAACGATGTCTGAGTTCAACACAGTTGAGGACAACATGAGAAAACGCCGGAAGGAGGCTACTTCTGTACTAGAAGAAAATCAGGCTCTTTGCACTATAACTTCATTTCCCAG attaggcTGTCCGGGGTTCACCCTGCCTGAGTACAAACCCAACCCAGTCGAAGGAGGAGCTTCCAAGTCCCTCTTCTTTCCAGATGAAGCGATAAACAAGCACCCCCGCTTCAG TACCTTAACAAGAAATATCCGGCATAGAAGAGGAGAAAAGGTTGTCATCAATGTACCAA TATTTAAGGACAAGAATACACCAtctccattcatggaaacatttcCAGATGATGAGGCAGCAAAGGCTTCCAAGCCAGATCATATTTACATGGATGCCATGGGATTTGGGATGGGAAATTGCTGTCTTCAG GTGACATTCCAAGCCTGCAGCATATCTGAGGCAAGATACCTTTATGATCAGTTGGCCACTATCTGTCCAATTGTT ATGGCTTTGAGTGCTGCATCTCCTTTTTACCGAGGCTATGTGTCAGACATTGATTGTCGCTGGGGAGTGATTTCTGCATCTGTAGATGATAGAACTCGAGAGGAGAGAGGACTGGAG ccACTGAAGAAGAATAATTATAGGATTAGTAAATCCCGATATGATTCAATAGACAGCTACTTATCTAAGTGTGGTGAGAAGTACAATGACATCGACTTGACCATAGATAAAGAAATCTACCAGCAACTGCTTCAGGAAG GCATTGATCATCTCCTGGCCCAACATGTTGCCCATCTCTTTATTAGAGACCCACTGACTCTGTTTGAGGAGAAAATACATCTGGATGATGCCAATGAATCTGACCATTTTGAG aatattcAGTCCACAAATTGGCAGACAATGAGATTTAAGCCCCCTCCTCCAAACTCAGACATTGGATGGAGAGTAGAATTCCGACCCATGGAG GTGCAGTTAACAGACTTTGAGAACTCTGCCTATGTGGTGTTTGTGGTCCTGCTCACCAGGGTGATCCTATCATACAAATTGGATTTTCTGATTCCACTGTCAAAG GTTGATGAAAACATGAAAGTAGCACAGAAACGAGATGCTGTCCTGCAGGGAATGTTTTATTTCAGGAAAGATATTTGCAAAG GTGGTAATGCTGTGGTGGACGGGTGTGGCAAAGCCCAGAGCAGCTCAGAGCCGGCTGCAGAGGAGTACACCCTCATGAGCATAGACACCATCATCAATGGGAAG GAAGGTGTGTTTCCTGGACTCATACCAATTCTGAACTCTTATCTTGAAAACATGGAAGTGGATGTGGATACCAGATGTAGTATTCTGAACTACTTAAAGCTAATTAAGAAGAGAGCGTCTG GTGAACTGATGACGGTTGCCAGATGGATGAGAGAGTTTATAGCACACCATCCTGACTACAAGCAAGATAGCGTAATAACTGATGAAATGAACTATAGCCTTATTTTGAAGTGTAACCAAATTGCAAATGAATTATGTGAATGCCCAGAGTTACTAGGACCAGCATTTAGGAAAGTAAAATACAGTGGAAGTAAAACTGACTCTTCCAACTAA